One genomic segment of Paraburkholderia aromaticivorans includes these proteins:
- a CDS encoding NAD(P)H-quinone oxidoreductase, whose protein sequence is MKAITFKEFGDADVLQLADVPAPEVRPDDLLVRVHAAGVNRADLTHRTGGYGRPNFGDSTIMGLEIAGEVIETGSAVQGYKVGDRVMGVVGGGAYAEIARIDWRMAMPIPAALDYVHAAAIPEVFVTAHEAMLHLGGLRRGDSVLIHAAAGGVGSAAVQLAYATGAQIFATAEASKHERVVQLGADVVIDYRTEDFADVIKKTTNGRGVDVVIDFVGAPYFARNVAALANGGRLIQVGILGGGAQVAVELEQILYRHLQIKGTVMKSRAQAEKHAMVRRFREHWLERFDGGARLEPVVDSTFALARAADAHRRMESAANVGKIILTMAAEDLV, encoded by the coding sequence ATGAAAGCCATCACATTCAAGGAATTCGGCGACGCCGACGTGCTCCAGCTTGCCGACGTGCCGGCGCCCGAAGTGCGCCCCGACGATCTGCTGGTGCGCGTGCACGCCGCTGGCGTGAACCGCGCTGACCTCACTCACCGCACAGGCGGCTATGGCCGTCCCAACTTCGGCGACTCCACGATCATGGGCCTCGAAATAGCGGGCGAAGTGATCGAAACCGGCAGCGCGGTGCAGGGCTACAAGGTGGGCGACCGTGTCATGGGGGTGGTGGGCGGCGGCGCCTACGCGGAGATTGCGCGAATCGACTGGCGCATGGCCATGCCGATTCCGGCCGCGCTCGATTATGTTCATGCAGCCGCGATTCCTGAAGTATTCGTCACGGCGCACGAGGCAATGCTGCACCTGGGTGGACTGCGGCGCGGCGATTCGGTACTGATTCATGCGGCGGCGGGCGGCGTCGGTTCGGCCGCCGTGCAACTGGCGTACGCGACCGGTGCGCAAATCTTCGCCACGGCCGAAGCTTCCAAGCACGAACGCGTCGTCCAACTTGGAGCGGATGTGGTCATCGACTATCGCACTGAGGATTTCGCCGACGTCATCAAGAAGACTACGAACGGGCGGGGTGTCGATGTCGTGATCGACTTCGTGGGCGCGCCGTATTTCGCGCGCAATGTGGCAGCGCTCGCCAATGGCGGACGGCTGATCCAGGTCGGCATTCTTGGCGGTGGCGCTCAGGTGGCTGTCGAACTGGAGCAGATCCTTTATCGTCATCTGCAGATCAAGGGAACGGTGATGAAGTCGCGGGCGCAAGCGGAAAAGCACGCGATGGTGCGGCGTTTTCGCGAGCATTGGCTGGAGCGCTTCGACGGCGGCGCGCGCCTGGAGCCGGTCGTGGACAGCACGTTTGCTCTCGCCCGGGCCGCCGATGCGCATCGGCGCATGGAATCCGCCGCCAATGTCGGAAAGATCATCCTGACCATGGCGGCAGAAGACCTGGTGTGA
- a CDS encoding LysR family transcriptional regulator, which yields MDKVYNMSVFVKVVEMGSFTAVANHLDTTVGNVSRAVSVLEEGLNTRLLQRSTRRLAVTDAGRRFYERSVSILAEIDHAEAEARDALLAPRGTLRVHAVPGLGRQLVTRAALAYRQTYPDVSVDLLLSQRMPNLLEEQLDLAIVIARTLPDSAYVSQKIGSSHCVLAASPEYLARHPAPEQPKDLVDHTCVLLSTVDYAPDEWHLESPAGNASYRPAGPHFSVNDMESMQVALRSGAGIGLLAGFSAIDDLRNGTLVRVLPQFHTSVRNVYAVYLSRQFVDAKIRCFIDALKVHVGDPLQSYANELAIECELS from the coding sequence ATGGACAAGGTCTATAACATGTCGGTATTCGTGAAGGTCGTGGAGATGGGTAGTTTCACCGCCGTCGCCAACCACCTGGATACCACCGTCGGCAACGTCTCGCGTGCCGTTTCGGTGCTCGAAGAAGGACTCAACACGCGACTGTTGCAAAGGTCCACGCGACGTCTCGCCGTGACCGACGCGGGCCGCCGTTTTTACGAGCGTAGCGTCTCGATCCTGGCGGAAATCGATCACGCCGAAGCTGAGGCGCGCGATGCGTTGCTTGCGCCGCGTGGCACGTTGCGCGTCCACGCTGTGCCCGGTCTCGGACGACAACTCGTGACGCGCGCCGCCCTCGCGTATCGCCAAACGTACCCGGATGTCTCGGTGGATCTGCTGCTCTCGCAACGAATGCCGAATCTGCTCGAAGAACAACTCGATCTGGCCATCGTGATTGCACGCACGCTGCCGGATTCCGCGTATGTGAGTCAGAAGATCGGAAGCAGTCATTGCGTGCTGGCCGCTTCGCCTGAGTACCTCGCACGGCATCCGGCACCCGAGCAGCCCAAAGACCTCGTCGATCACACATGCGTGTTATTGAGCACAGTGGATTACGCTCCGGACGAGTGGCATCTGGAGAGCCCGGCCGGCAACGCAAGCTATCGGCCCGCGGGGCCGCATTTCAGCGTGAACGATATGGAGTCGATGCAGGTTGCGTTGCGCAGTGGTGCCGGCATTGGCTTGCTCGCGGGTTTTTCTGCAATCGACGATCTGCGAAACGGCACCCTGGTGCGCGTTCTGCCGCAGTTCCACACATCGGTGCGCAACGTTTATGCGGTCTATCTGTCGCGCCAGTTCGTGGATGCGAAAATCAGGTGTTTCATTGACGCACTGAAAGTGCATGTCGGTGACCCGTTGCAATCCTATGCAAATGAACTCGCGATCGAGTGCGAGCTGTCTTGA
- a CDS encoding carboxymuconolactone decarboxylase family protein: MSHANFSSPREAARAFTPKLAEFVDATLYPQIWSDPALSLRERSLVTVAALIAGGHLDELPAHLRRAVNNGVTHEELAAAITHLAFYAGFPAAISASAVAQATLATQHETDTGTPPATQETPA, encoded by the coding sequence ATGTCCCACGCAAACTTCAGCAGCCCGCGCGAGGCGGCGCGTGCTTTCACGCCCAAACTCGCGGAGTTCGTCGATGCCACGCTCTATCCACAGATCTGGAGCGACCCCGCTCTGTCGCTGCGCGAGCGCAGCCTCGTGACGGTCGCCGCGCTGATCGCGGGCGGTCATCTCGACGAGCTGCCCGCGCACTTGCGCCGCGCCGTGAATAACGGCGTGACGCATGAAGAACTGGCCGCTGCCATCACGCACCTCGCGTTCTACGCGGGTTTTCCGGCAGCGATTTCGGCATCGGCCGTCGCACAGGCCACGCTCGCTACGCAGCACGAGACCGATACCGGCACACCTCCCGCTACACAGGAAACACCAGCATGA
- a CDS encoding NAD-dependent succinate-semialdehyde dehydrogenase — MNAVYDPLYLFIDGEWIAANQRETAPVVNPATKRELGRVPLATTADLDRALSVTRRAFDVWRNTVPAERARVLRRAAELMRERAPRIAELMTLEEGKPLAESRDEVLRAAEYFEWFSEEARRIDGRVVPANRPGVQQLVKKQAIGPVAAFTPWNFPAITPARKLSAALAAGCSVIIKPGEESPATALALARALDDAGLPKGVLQVVFGVPDEVSKQLIASPVIRKVTFTGSVPVGRLLSARAAEGVKPITLELGGHGPVLVFDDADVEKAAVEGAANRFRGTGQICISSTRFLIQRGVYDVFVEHFVLAANALKVGDGMDPATQVGPLANPRQLAKMEELVADAVARGAKVLAGGKRIEREGYFFEPTVLADVPMDARVMHEEPFGPIAVLMRFDTLEDGLAEANRLPYGLSAYAFTQSARTAIDVGDGLEAGMIGINQYRIVATELPFGGMKESGHGSEGGVEGIEYYLTRKFISQA; from the coding sequence ATGAACGCAGTCTACGATCCGCTGTACCTGTTCATCGACGGCGAATGGATCGCCGCAAACCAACGTGAAACCGCGCCCGTCGTCAACCCGGCCACGAAACGCGAACTGGGCCGCGTGCCGCTCGCAACCACCGCCGACCTGGACCGCGCGCTAAGTGTCACGCGCCGCGCGTTCGACGTCTGGCGCAACACGGTGCCCGCCGAACGCGCTCGCGTTCTCAGGCGCGCTGCGGAGCTGATGCGCGAACGCGCACCGCGCATTGCGGAACTGATGACGCTCGAAGAAGGCAAGCCGCTTGCCGAAAGCCGCGACGAAGTGCTGCGGGCCGCTGAATACTTCGAGTGGTTTTCGGAAGAGGCGCGCCGCATCGACGGCCGCGTGGTGCCTGCGAACCGACCCGGCGTCCAGCAGCTCGTGAAGAAGCAGGCAATTGGTCCGGTGGCTGCGTTCACGCCGTGGAATTTTCCGGCTATCACGCCGGCACGCAAACTCTCGGCGGCGCTCGCAGCCGGTTGCAGCGTGATCATCAAACCGGGCGAGGAAAGCCCTGCCACGGCACTCGCACTGGCCCGCGCACTGGACGACGCAGGTCTGCCCAAAGGCGTGCTGCAAGTCGTGTTTGGCGTGCCCGACGAGGTCTCGAAGCAGCTGATCGCCTCGCCGGTGATCCGTAAGGTCACTTTCACGGGTTCGGTGCCGGTTGGTCGTCTGCTCTCGGCGCGCGCCGCCGAAGGCGTCAAGCCGATCACGCTCGAACTCGGCGGGCACGGTCCGGTACTCGTATTCGACGACGCCGACGTCGAGAAGGCCGCCGTCGAAGGGGCGGCGAACCGCTTTCGCGGCACCGGGCAGATCTGCATCTCGTCGACGCGCTTCCTGATCCAGCGCGGTGTTTACGACGTGTTCGTCGAGCACTTCGTGCTGGCAGCAAATGCCCTCAAGGTCGGCGACGGCATGGATCCCGCCACCCAGGTCGGCCCGCTCGCCAATCCGCGTCAACTCGCGAAGATGGAAGAACTGGTGGCCGATGCAGTGGCGCGCGGCGCCAAGGTGCTGGCAGGCGGCAAGCGCATTGAACGCGAAGGCTACTTCTTCGAGCCGACGGTCCTTGCCGACGTACCGATGGACGCCCGCGTGATGCACGAAGAGCCGTTCGGCCCGATCGCCGTGCTGATGCGCTTCGACACACTCGAAGATGGTCTGGCCGAAGCGAACCGCCTGCCGTATGGGCTTTCGGCCTATGCATTCACGCAGAGCGCGCGCACCGCGATCGACGTGGGCGATGGACTGGAGGCCGGGATGATCGGCATCAATCAGTACCGCATCGTCGCAACCGAATTGCCGTTTGGCGGTATGAAAGAAAGCGGCCATGGTTCGGAAGGGGGAGTCGAGGGTATCGAGTACTACCTCACGCGCAAGTTCATTAGCCAGGCCTGA